The following coding sequences lie in one Oncorhynchus nerka isolate Pitt River linkage group LG14, Oner_Uvic_2.0, whole genome shotgun sequence genomic window:
- the LOC115141625 gene encoding transgelin-like isoform X2, with product MANKGPSYGMSRVVQDKIDKKYDAEVEELLVQWIVAQCGSGVGKPESGKLGFQDWLKDGCVLSELINSLHKDNKPIKKIASSSMAFKQMEQISQFLTAAESFGVIKTDMFQTVDLWEGKDLAAVQRTLMSLGSVAVTKDDGNYRGDPNWFFKKAQENRREFTDDQLKAGKGVIGLQMGSNKGASQTGMSYGATRQIQ from the exons ATGGCCAACAAAGGTCCATCTTATGGCATGAGCCGTGTGGTGCAGGACAAGATTGACAAGAAGTACGACGCTGAGGTGGAGGAGCTTTTGGTGCAGTGGATTGTGGCCCAGTGTGGATCTGGAGTTGGGAAGCCCGAATCTGGCAAACTGGGCTTCCAGGACTGGCTTAAGGACGGATGT GTCCTGAGTGAGCTCATTAACAGTCTGCATAAGGACAACAAGCCCATCAAAAAGATAGCCAGCTCAAGCATGGCCTTCAAACAGATGGAGCAGATCTCACAGTTCCTAACTGCTGCCGAGAGCTTCGGTGTCATCAAGACCGACATGTTCCAGACCGTGGACCTCTGGGAAG GGAAGGATTTGGCTGCAGTCCAGAGGACACTGATGTCCCTCGGCAGCGTGGCGGTCACCAAGGATGACGGCAATTACCGCGGCGACCCCAACTGGTTCTTCAA GAAAGCCCAGGAGAACCGGAGGGAGTTCACAGACGACCAGTTGAAGGCGGGGAAGGGTGTGATTGGCCTGCAGATGGGCTCCAACAAAGGGGCGAGCCAGACTGGCATGTCGTACGGGGCCACCCGACAGATCCAATAA
- the cbln18 gene encoding cerebellin 18: MKCVAVSSLCLWGLLCVCASVKAVGTLELMRDAAVGWTGVLPCGKWDCECAFNSQRGCCCVANEMSMLEDHTFMRMVDMWEQLTRLDNDIKEVTGNNKIAFTAAMRSRSDCFGPFTSNVPIRYYAISLNQGNGYNDALGTFTAPRAGLYSFSFTAYSNAGVDGERLYHKVQLIKNNEVVASVWEDNREDTEDSATHSVLLSLRQGDQVYVELLSGRSLCGNTKEYNRFSGYLVYPFTQE, translated from the exons ATGAAGTGTGTTGCAGTGTCCTCTCTGTGCCTGTGGGGGTTGCTGTGCGTCTGTGCCAGTGTGAAGGCCGTGGGGACTTTAGAGCTGATGAGAGATGCAGCGG TGGGCTGGACTGGGGTCCTGCCCTGTGGGAAGTGGGACTGTGAGTGTGCTTTCAACAGCCAGCGGGGATGCTGCTGTGTGGCCAATGAGATGAGTATGCTGGAGGATCACACCTTCATGCGCATGGTGGACATGTGGGAGCAGCTCACCCGATTGGACAACGACATCAAGGAAGTCACAG GCAACAATAAGATTGCGTTCACCGCGGCGATGAGATCTCGAAGCGACTGCTTCGGCCCCTTCACTAGCAACGTGCCAATCCGCTACTATGCCATCTCTCTCAACCAGGGTAACGGATACAATGACGCTCTGG GTACCTTCACCGCCCCCCGCGCCGGCCTCTACTCCTTCTCCTTCACGGCCTACTCCAACGCGGGCGTGGATGGCGAGCGTCTTTACCACAAGGTGCAGCTGATAAAGAACAACGAGGTGGTGGCCTCTGTGTGGGAGGACAACCGGGAGGACACGGAGGACAGCGCCACCCATTCGGTGCTGTTGTCTCTGCGCCAGGGTGACCAGGTGTACGTGGAGCTGCTCTCCGGCAGGAGTCTGTGTGGCAACACCAAGGAGTACAACAGGTTCAGCGGATACCTGGTCTACCCCTTCACACAGGAGTAG
- the LOC115141625 gene encoding transgelin-like isoform X1 → MANKGPQVGMANKGPSYGMSRVVQDKIDKKYDAEVEELLVQWIVAQCGSGVGKPESGKLGFQDWLKDGCVLSELINSLHKDNKPIKKIASSSMAFKQMEQISQFLTAAESFGVIKTDMFQTVDLWEGKDLAAVQRTLMSLGSVAVTKDDGNYRGDPNWFFKKAQENRREFTDDQLKAGKGVIGLQMGSNKGASQTGMSYGATRQIQ, encoded by the exons ATGGCAAACAAG GGTCCCCAGGTAGGCATGGCCAACAAAGGTCCATCTTATGGCATGAGCCGTGTGGTGCAGGACAAGATTGACAAGAAGTACGACGCTGAGGTGGAGGAGCTTTTGGTGCAGTGGATTGTGGCCCAGTGTGGATCTGGAGTTGGGAAGCCCGAATCTGGCAAACTGGGCTTCCAGGACTGGCTTAAGGACGGATGT GTCCTGAGTGAGCTCATTAACAGTCTGCATAAGGACAACAAGCCCATCAAAAAGATAGCCAGCTCAAGCATGGCCTTCAAACAGATGGAGCAGATCTCACAGTTCCTAACTGCTGCCGAGAGCTTCGGTGTCATCAAGACCGACATGTTCCAGACCGTGGACCTCTGGGAAG GGAAGGATTTGGCTGCAGTCCAGAGGACACTGATGTCCCTCGGCAGCGTGGCGGTCACCAAGGATGACGGCAATTACCGCGGCGACCCCAACTGGTTCTTCAA GAAAGCCCAGGAGAACCGGAGGGAGTTCACAGACGACCAGTTGAAGGCGGGGAAGGGTGTGATTGGCCTGCAGATGGGCTCCAACAAAGGGGCGAGCCAGACTGGCATGTCGTACGGGGCCACCCGACAGATCCAATAA